The genomic DNA CCTCGACACGATGTAATTGTATATTTTATTATCCGGATCTTGAAATTCAGAACCTGCTTGAATATATATACAATCTTCAGGTAAAATATTTAGAATTTTTAAAGCTTCAGTTTTATTATAAACAGGATAAATGTTTTGTGCATTTAAACGTATTTTATAATTTTTATAATCTTTAAAACTTTCTAAATCGTAATGATATGTAAAACCTAAATCAGCATAACCGGGAGCAATTAAAACATAAGAATTATTGGTCTTAATTTTTTTTATTAGCTCTGATAACTCTTTCATTCTTCTGAAATTGTCTGGATTTAGATTTAATGTAAAAATTAGTGATGCAATAAAAATAGTTGATACAATTATTTTATAGATTTTTTTATAAAATAAAATATTTGTAATTATTGCAATAAATACATAAAACGGGACGGAAATAAAAAGTATATATCTATCAATAAATACAGGGAATTTAAATGAAATTAGAAACATTAAAATGTAAGGTATAAAGAACCAGATAAAGATGATAATTGTATTTTGATTCAATACATTATTAATAACCAACTGGAAAGTTTTCTGTTTAAGAATAACTGCAATTCCTGTAATAAAGATAATTATCAAGATGAGCATGTTGATTCTATTATTGATAAATAAATTTAAAAATCCATATAGTTGGCCAATTTCGGGCTTTGGTACCCAAGTCCCGTTAGATGCTGTATTCGAAAATCGTTCAATGAAAATAAATATCATTGGGATGTATGAAATTGCAAGGCATGACATTAAAATAAAAAATGGCTTAATGAATTTATTTCTCTCCCTGATAATAATTATAGAAAGGCATTCGATGAAAGGGATTATGAAGCATAAATAATGCGAGTAGATTAAAAGCATATTTGAAATGAAAAGAAAAATATAGTATTTCTTTTGATTTGATTCTTTTATGATGCTTAGAAAGAAATATAAAGATAATGCTGTAAGCATTGCAAATAATGGATAAACCCTTGCTTCATGAGAAAAAAAGAAATGTGTTGTTGTGAAGGAAAATATTAATCCTGCAGAAATCCCTGTAAAAAAGTTATAAAAATTTTTACCGATTAAAAATATAATAACAGAAGTTAAAGAGGTAAATAATAACGAAAGAAACCTTACTGACATAGGGCTTATACCGAAAACTTTAACCCAGAAATGTAATAATAAAAAATGAAGAGGTGGATTATTTTCATTGTGAAGTATTTGGAAAATATCGCTTAAACTTGCTTGTGCCCAGTATATAGTAAAAGGCTCATCATTAGCTATATCGCGATTATCGATGAATATGGATTTTAAAATAAAATTTAAACAAAAAAG from Bacteroidales bacterium includes the following:
- a CDS encoding glycosyltransferase family 39 protein, with amino-acid sequence MNEKNSTSLFYKRYSVLIICFILFCLNFILKSIFIDNRDIANDEPFTIYWAQASLSDIFQILHNENNPPLHFLLLHFWVKVFGISPMSVRFLSLLFTSLTSVIIFLIGKNFYNFFTGISAGLIFSFTTTHFFFSHEARVYPLFAMLTALSLYFFLSIIKESNQKKYYIFLFISNMLLIYSHYLCFIIPFIECLSIIIIRERNKFIKPFFILMSCLAISYIPMIFIFIERFSNTASNGTWVPKPEIGQLYGFLNLFINNRINMLILIIIFITGIAVILKQKTFQLVINNVLNQNTIIIFIWFFIPYILMFLISFKFPVFIDRYILFISVPFYVFIAIITNILFYKKIYKIIVSTIFIASLIFTLNLNPDNFRRMKELSELIKKIKTNNSYVLIAPGYADLGFTYHYDLESFKDYKNYKIRLNAQNIYPVYNKTEALKILNILPEDCIYIQAGSEFQDPDNKIYNYIVSRYKNVSHYKVYQIYQIHKFYN